The Vibrio pomeroyi genome window below encodes:
- the focA gene encoding formate transporter FocA — MNLNQFDSLLPPQMAERAADIGVGKATKDPIKSFLLAISAGIHIGIAFVFYTIVTTGAGDLPWGITRLLGGLAFSLGLILVVVTGGELFTSSVLTLVARASGKITWRTLVKNWATVYVGNLIGALLLVACMLLTKQYMFDHGQVGLNAMAISQHKMHHDFIQAIALGIMCNVLVCIAVWMTFSGRTLTDKIAVMILPVAMFVSAGFEHCIANMFQVPLAIGIKTFAPAEFWTMTGANPADYVDLNMMDFLMNNLLPVTIGNIIGGGIFVGMWYWLIYLRD, encoded by the coding sequence ATGAATCTAAACCAATTTGACTCATTATTACCGCCACAAATGGCTGAGCGCGCTGCAGATATTGGCGTAGGTAAAGCAACCAAAGATCCAATCAAATCTTTTCTCCTAGCGATTTCAGCTGGTATCCATATCGGTATTGCGTTTGTGTTCTACACCATCGTTACTACCGGTGCTGGTGATTTGCCATGGGGCATTACACGTTTATTAGGTGGCTTGGCATTTAGCTTAGGCTTGATCCTCGTTGTTGTGACTGGCGGTGAGCTGTTTACAAGTTCGGTGTTAACTCTGGTGGCGCGCGCAAGTGGCAAGATCACTTGGCGTACACTCGTTAAGAACTGGGCGACAGTTTATGTGGGCAACTTGATCGGTGCTTTGTTGCTGGTGGCCTGTATGCTTCTGACCAAACAATACATGTTTGACCACGGCCAAGTGGGCTTAAACGCGATGGCGATTTCCCAACATAAGATGCACCATGATTTTATCCAAGCCATCGCATTAGGCATCATGTGTAATGTATTGGTTTGTATCGCAGTATGGATGACATTCAGTGGACGCACATTGACCGACAAAATCGCGGTGATGATCCTACCTGTTGCGATGTTTGTATCAGCAGGTTTTGAGCACTGTATTGCGAATATGTTCCAAGTACCATTAGCAATTGGCATCAAGACATTTGCTCCTGCTGAGTTCTGGACAATGACGGGCGCTAACCCTGCGGATTACGTCGACCTGAACATGATGGACTTTCTGATGAATAACTTGCTGCCCGTTACTATAGGTAACATCATTGGTGGCGGTATCTTTGTTGGTATGTGGTACTGGTTAATCTACCTACGTGACTAA